From Leptospira congkakensis, one genomic window encodes:
- a CDS encoding VOC family protein codes for MKINSLTPMIYTNDIKGTIDFYVKTIGFECLTKEPEWGWAKLRLDQAEIMISKPNDHIPFEKPSFTGSFYLHTENVDEIWGKVYKTTKVCYPIENFDYGMREFAIHDNNGYLLQFG; via the coding sequence ATGAAAATAAATAGCCTAACTCCCATGATTTACACGAACGATATAAAAGGAACCATTGACTTTTATGTAAAGACAATTGGTTTTGAATGTTTAACAAAAGAACCCGAATGGGGATGGGCAAAACTACGACTGGACCAAGCAGAAATTATGATTAGTAAGCCAAACGATCATATCCCATTTGAAAAACCTTCTTTTACAGGTTCCTTCTATTTACATACAGAGAATGTGGACGAAATCTGGGGAAAAGTTTACAAAACAACTAAAGTCTGTTACCCGATTGAAAACTTTGATTATGGGATGCGAGAGTTTGCCATTCACGACAACAATGGATATCTGCTGCAATTTGGATAA